In one Grus americana isolate bGruAme1 chromosome 1, bGruAme1.mat, whole genome shotgun sequence genomic region, the following are encoded:
- the FAM180A gene encoding protein FAM180A, with product MLWKILLLLLFYYSAHATVTHRWSRAMLFPAAQRFKRSSAAFLNPVLQNSLEDVVLLYEFLLAELDIDKVQRISIKDEELASLRKAAEFDIICNEIIPKSITEIRRLSSRLSSYPRVLKKEDFERTVLTMVYTAYRAAQSQGHQKDAWAESFVSLYKALKHDLMFPYNEEPS from the exons ATGCTTTGGaagattttgctgctgctgctgttctatTACAGTGCTCATGCCACTGTGACCCACAGATGGAGCAGAG ctatgcttttcccagctgctcagCGATTCAAGAGGTCCTCAGCTGCCTTCCTTAATCCAGTGCTACAAAACTCGCTGGAAGATGTTGTCCTGCTTTATGAG TTTCTTTTAGCTGAGCTTGACATTGACAAAGTTCAGAGGATCTCCATCAAAGATGAGGAGCTTGCTTCACTGAGGAAGGCTGCTGAGTTTGACATCATCTGCAATGAGATTATCCCCAAGAGCATCACAGAGATCCGCAGGCTGAGTAGCAGGCTGTCTTCCTACCCACGGGTCCTCAAGAAAGAAGACTTTGAAAGGACAGTGCTGACCATGGTCTACACAGCCTACAGGGCTGCTCAGTCCCAGGGGCACCAGAAAGACGCTTGGGCTGAATCCTTTGTCAGTCTTTACAAAGCCCTGAAGCACGACTTGATGTTCCCATACAACGAAGAGCCATCATAG